Proteins encoded within one genomic window of Ideonella dechloratans:
- a CDS encoding 2-hydroxychromene-2-carboxylate isomerase: MNTESRTPIDFYFDFSSPYSYIANEWIDALAARHGRVVRRRAILLGVTFQAAELKSPVSYPIKRDYALRDFARSARFEGLPYLMPSTFPIPTQNAARVFWWLQETQGAEAAAAWTRSAFRAFFTRDIVLSDPAALRALLAESGVDAEAAEAAWSDPVWKDRLKQANEQAIAAGVFGAPFFVIDGEPFWGNDRKLQMERWLGQGPY, from the coding sequence ATGAACACCGAGAGCCGTACCCCGATCGACTTCTACTTCGACTTCTCGTCGCCGTACTCGTACATCGCCAACGAGTGGATCGATGCGCTGGCCGCGCGCCACGGCCGCGTCGTGCGGCGCCGGGCCATCCTGCTGGGCGTGACCTTCCAGGCCGCCGAGTTGAAGAGCCCGGTGTCCTACCCGATCAAGCGGGACTATGCGCTGCGCGACTTCGCCCGCTCGGCCCGTTTCGAGGGGCTGCCCTACCTGATGCCCTCGACCTTCCCCATTCCCACCCAGAACGCCGCCCGGGTGTTCTGGTGGCTGCAGGAGACCCAGGGGGCCGAGGCTGCGGCGGCCTGGACCCGCAGTGCCTTCCGGGCCTTCTTCACCCGCGACATCGTGCTGAGCGATCCCGCCGCGCTCAGGGCCCTGCTGGCCGAATCGGGCGTGGACGCCGAGGCCGCCGAGGCGGCCTGGAGCGACCCGGTCTGGAAGGACCGGCTGAAGCAGGCCAACGAGCAGGCGATTGCGGCCGGGGTCTTCGGGGCGCCCTTCTTCGTGATCGACGGTGAGCCCTTCTGGGGCAACGACCGCAAGCTGCAGATGGAGCGCTGGCTCGGCCAGGGGCCGTACTGA
- a CDS encoding acetyl-CoA C-acyltransferase: MAESIVIASAVRTPIGALLGDFSSLAAWELGAVAIKAAVERAGVPGDAVDEVLMGNCLMAGQGQAPARQAMRKAGLPDSTGAVTLSKMCGSGMRAMMFAHDMLAAGSANVMVAGGMESMTNAPHLMFARKGVKYGATTMYDHMAMDGLEDAYQRGKAMGVFAEQCVGKYDFSREAMDQFAITSLARAKEANENGSFDWEIAPVSLPGKAGDTVFAKDESPYKAKPEKIPSLKPAFLKEGRITAATSSSISDGAAALVMVRESTAAQMGLTPLARITAHAVHAQAPEWFTIAPVGAIQKVLTKSGWTADQVDLWEVNEAFAAVTMAAMTEYKLPHEIVNVHGGACALGHPIGASGARIVVTLLGALRKQGKKRGVAALCIGGGEATALGLELL, encoded by the coding sequence ATGGCCGAATCCATCGTCATCGCAAGCGCTGTCCGCACCCCCATCGGCGCCTTGCTCGGAGACTTTTCTTCCCTTGCCGCCTGGGAACTGGGCGCGGTGGCGATCAAGGCTGCCGTCGAGCGCGCCGGTGTGCCGGGCGACGCCGTGGACGAGGTGCTGATGGGCAACTGCCTGATGGCCGGCCAGGGCCAGGCCCCGGCCCGCCAGGCCATGCGCAAGGCCGGCCTGCCCGACAGCACCGGCGCCGTCACCCTCAGCAAGATGTGCGGCTCGGGCATGCGCGCCATGATGTTCGCCCACGACATGCTGGCCGCCGGCTCGGCCAACGTGATGGTGGCCGGTGGCATGGAAAGCATGACCAACGCCCCGCACCTGATGTTCGCGCGCAAGGGCGTCAAGTACGGCGCCACCACCATGTACGACCACATGGCCATGGACGGCCTGGAAGACGCCTACCAGCGCGGCAAGGCCATGGGCGTGTTCGCCGAGCAGTGCGTGGGCAAGTACGACTTCAGCCGCGAGGCCATGGACCAGTTCGCGATCACCTCGCTGGCCCGCGCCAAGGAAGCCAACGAGAACGGCAGCTTCGACTGGGAAATCGCCCCGGTGAGCCTGCCGGGCAAGGCCGGCGACACGGTGTTTGCCAAGGACGAGTCGCCCTACAAGGCCAAGCCCGAGAAGATCCCCAGCCTGAAGCCCGCCTTCCTGAAGGAAGGCCGCATCACCGCCGCCACCTCGTCGAGCATCTCCGACGGTGCCGCCGCGCTGGTGATGGTGCGTGAATCCACCGCCGCCCAGATGGGCCTGACCCCGCTGGCGCGCATCACCGCCCACGCGGTGCATGCCCAGGCGCCGGAATGGTTCACCATCGCCCCGGTGGGCGCCATCCAGAAGGTGCTGACCAAGTCCGGCTGGACGGCCGACCAGGTCGACCTGTGGGAAGTGAACGAGGCCTTCGCCGCCGTGACCATGGCCGCGATGACCGAGTACAAGCTGCCGCACGAGATCGTCAACGTGCACGGCGGCGCCTGCGCCCTGGGTCACCCGATCGGTGCCTCCGGCGCCCGCATCGTCGTGACCCTGCTGGGTGCGCTGCGCAAGCAGGGCAAGAAGCGCGGCGTCGCGGCGCTGTGCATCGGCGGCGGCGAAGCCACCGCCCTGGGCCTGGAACTGCTCTGA
- a CDS encoding chorismate--pyruvate lyase family protein: MTGQTLRWLRAEGSLTMHLRRARAPLTVQVLGQAREPARAEDARPLGLRPGTAVLGRTVLLVGDGRPMVLAHSVVRAAVARGPWRALGGLGSRPLAELLFTRADVDRSPLWQAWLPPAHPLARWVARTWQQATGQPFPGRGVWRRWSCFERQGQSLLVNEFFVPGEVAAWPTRARQRAGRYRRSE; the protein is encoded by the coding sequence GTGACCGGCCAGACCCTGCGCTGGCTGCGCGCCGAAGGCTCGCTGACCATGCACCTGCGCCGAGCCCGCGCGCCGCTGACGGTGCAGGTGCTGGGGCAGGCGCGCGAGCCGGCCCGGGCCGAGGACGCCCGGCCGCTGGGCCTGCGCCCGGGCACCGCGGTGCTGGGTCGCACGGTGCTGCTGGTGGGCGACGGCCGGCCGATGGTGCTGGCCCATTCGGTGGTGCGGGCCGCGGTGGCCCGCGGGCCCTGGCGGGCGCTGGGCGGCCTGGGCAGCCGCCCGCTGGCCGAGCTGCTGTTCACCCGCGCCGATGTGGACCGCTCGCCGCTGTGGCAGGCCTGGCTGCCGCCGGCGCATCCGCTGGCGCGCTGGGTGGCACGCACCTGGCAGCAGGCCACCGGTCAGCCCTTCCCCGGACGGGGCGTGTGGCGGCGCTGGTCCTGCTTCGAACGCCAGGGCCAGTCGCTGCTGGTCAATGAATTCTTCGTGCCCGGCGAGGTGGCGGCCTGGCCGACGCGGGCCCGTCAGCGCGCGGGCAGGTACAGGCGGTCGGAGTAG
- a CDS encoding acyl-CoA dehydrogenase family protein, producing the protein MLLDDDHRAVQDAVRAYVQDRIAPQAARWDKEHHFPAAELKGLAELGCYGVAVPPEYDGAGLDYLALSLILEEIAAGDGGTSTVVSVNNCPVCSILMAFGNEDQKQRFLKPLARGDMLGAFCLTEPHVGSEAGGLKTTAVRDGDHYVLNGVKQFITSGKNGQVAIVMAVTDKAAGKKGISAFLVPTDTPGYIVARLEDKMGQHSSDTAQILFENCRVPVANRLGEEGQGLKIALSGLEGGRIGIASQCIGMARAAFEAALKYSKERIAFGVPIFEHQALQHKLADMATQIEAARQLIWHAASLKDAGRPCLKEAAMAKLFASEMAERVCSAAIQVHGGYGYVTDFPVERLYRDVRVCQIYEGTSEVQKILIGRALV; encoded by the coding sequence ATGTTGCTCGACGACGACCACCGCGCCGTGCAGGACGCGGTGCGGGCCTATGTGCAGGACCGTATCGCGCCCCAGGCCGCGCGCTGGGACAAGGAACACCACTTCCCCGCGGCGGAGCTCAAGGGCCTCGCCGAACTGGGCTGCTACGGCGTGGCCGTGCCGCCCGAGTACGACGGCGCCGGCCTGGATTACCTGGCCCTGTCGCTGATCCTGGAGGAAATTGCCGCCGGTGATGGCGGCACCTCCACCGTGGTCAGCGTCAACAACTGCCCGGTCTGCTCCATCCTGATGGCCTTCGGCAACGAGGACCAGAAGCAGCGCTTTCTCAAGCCCCTGGCGCGCGGCGACATGCTGGGCGCCTTCTGCCTGACCGAGCCGCATGTGGGCTCCGAGGCCGGCGGGCTGAAGACCACCGCGGTGCGGGACGGCGACCACTACGTGCTCAACGGCGTCAAGCAGTTCATCACCAGCGGGAAGAACGGGCAGGTCGCCATCGTGATGGCCGTGACCGACAAGGCCGCGGGCAAGAAGGGCATCAGCGCCTTCCTGGTGCCCACCGACACGCCGGGATACATCGTCGCGCGGCTGGAGGACAAGATGGGCCAGCACAGCTCGGACACCGCGCAGATCCTGTTTGAAAACTGCCGTGTGCCGGTGGCCAACCGGCTGGGCGAGGAAGGGCAGGGGCTGAAGATCGCCCTGTCGGGCCTGGAGGGCGGGCGCATCGGCATCGCCAGCCAGTGCATTGGCATGGCCCGTGCGGCCTTCGAGGCGGCGCTCAAGTACAGCAAGGAACGGATCGCCTTCGGCGTGCCCATCTTCGAGCACCAGGCCCTGCAGCACAAGCTGGCCGACATGGCCACCCAGATCGAGGCCGCGCGCCAGCTCATCTGGCATGCGGCCAGCCTGAAGGACGCCGGCCGACCCTGCCTGAAGGAGGCGGCCATGGCCAAACTCTTTGCCAGCGAGATGGCCGAGCGTGTCTGCTCCGCGGCCATCCAGGTGCATGGCGGCTACGGCTACGTCACCGACTTCCCGGTGGAGCGGCTCTACCGCGACGTGCGGGTCTGCCAGATCTACGAAGGCACCTCGGAAGTGCAGAAGATCCTGATCGGAAGGGCGCTGGTCTGA
- a CDS encoding DUF1289 domain-containing protein — MSMRPCPPLPVSAPAAASVPSPCIGICQIDPRTGWCAGCWRTLDEIAGWSTVDDARKRAVWAELPGRCVQAGGDPTLFLPDSAA, encoded by the coding sequence ATGAGCATGCGCCCCTGCCCGCCACTGCCCGTGTCCGCGCCAGCGGCGGCTTCCGTTCCATCGCCCTGCATCGGCATCTGCCAGATCGACCCGCGCACCGGCTGGTGCGCCGGCTGCTGGCGCACGCTGGATGAAATCGCCGGCTGGTCGACGGTCGACGACGCCCGCAAACGGGCCGTCTGGGCCGAGTTGCCCGGCCGCTGCGTCCAGGCCGGTGGGGACCCCACGCTGTTCCTGCCGGACAGCGCCGCATGA
- a CDS encoding LysE family translocator: MPTVGELGLHQPALFALAVLVLNATPGVDLLYTVSRTLAGGWRQGLAAALGVGAGCVVHALLAAFGLAALLAVSAWAFTVLKWAGAAYLVWLGLGMLRQAAWSAPAAAATEAPVVARTGMQVFRQGLFTNVLNPKVALFFLAFLPQFITPQAPHKTLSFLLLGAWFVLQGTLFLAAVVWLTQRLHRAVGSSARLGRWLNAAGGLLFLGLALRLSRAEVHA, from the coding sequence ATGCCGACCGTGGGTGAACTGGGTTTGCACCAGCCGGCCTTGTTCGCGCTGGCCGTGTTGGTGCTCAACGCCACGCCCGGGGTCGACCTGCTCTACACGGTGAGCCGCACCCTGGCGGGCGGCTGGCGCCAGGGGCTGGCGGCGGCGCTGGGCGTCGGCGCCGGCTGCGTGGTGCACGCGCTGCTGGCGGCCTTCGGCCTGGCCGCCCTGCTGGCCGTGTCCGCCTGGGCCTTCACCGTGCTCAAGTGGGCCGGTGCGGCCTACCTGGTCTGGCTGGGCCTGGGCATGCTGCGACAGGCTGCGTGGTCGGCTCCCGCGGCGGCGGCCACCGAAGCGCCGGTGGTCGCGCGCACCGGCATGCAGGTCTTCCGCCAGGGCCTCTTCACCAACGTGCTCAACCCCAAGGTGGCCCTGTTCTTCCTGGCCTTCCTGCCGCAGTTCATCACCCCGCAGGCCCCGCACAAGACCTTGAGTTTCCTGCTGCTGGGCGCCTGGTTCGTGCTGCAGGGCACGCTGTTCCTGGCCGCGGTGGTGTGGCTGACGCAGCGTCTGCACCGCGCGGTGGGCAGCTCGGCCCGGCTGGGCCGCTGGCTGAACGCCGCGGGTGGCCTGCTGTTCCTGGGCCTGGCCCTGCGCCTGTCGCGGGCGGAGGTGCACGCGTGA
- a CDS encoding YbaK/EbsC family protein: MSTTAPLADEAPDDVPHEGYALVRRVLAEQGHGAAPRWLTVPARTCQEAAEALGVSTGQIAKSVIFRRKADDVAVLVVASGDLRVDERKVAAIVGPIGRADAAFVKARTGFSIGGVSPVGHATPPVTLLDRELFRFDTVWAAAGHPHGVFPARPDELQRLTQAPVVDVMQQG, translated from the coding sequence ATGTCCACCACCGCTCCCCTGGCCGACGAGGCCCCCGATGATGTTCCGCACGAGGGCTATGCCCTGGTGCGCCGGGTGCTGGCCGAACAGGGCCACGGGGCCGCGCCCCGCTGGCTGACCGTGCCGGCCCGCACCTGCCAGGAGGCCGCCGAGGCCCTGGGCGTGTCCACCGGCCAGATCGCCAAGAGCGTGATCTTCCGCCGCAAGGCCGACGACGTGGCGGTGCTGGTCGTGGCCTCGGGCGACCTGCGGGTGGACGAGCGCAAGGTGGCCGCCATCGTTGGCCCCATCGGCCGGGCCGACGCCGCCTTCGTCAAGGCCCGCACCGGCTTCTCCATCGGCGGCGTCTCGCCGGTGGGCCATGCCACGCCGCCGGTCACGCTGCTGGACCGCGAACTCTTCCGCTTCGACACCGTGTGGGCCGCCGCCGGCCACCCGCATGGCGTCTTCCCGGCCCGCCCGGACGAACTGCAGCGCCTGACCCAGGCGCCGGTCGTCGATGTGATGCAGCAGGGATGA
- a CDS encoding SDR family oxidoreductase, translating into MSPSVLVIGASRGIGLELVRQHRAEGRAVVATARDDAGLARLQALGARALRLDVANPVSVSGLAWQIDGESFDTVWFCAGVYGPSTTGLQSPTLADFDRVMHTNVLGAMQVLPQLLDALAPQARLGLLSSRMGAIGRRGSPTGWLYRASKAALNSVLKDLSLALAGRALCVALHPGWVRTDMGGADADLDVARSAADLRATLAALTPADHGRFLNHDGQPLDW; encoded by the coding sequence GTGAGCCCGTCGGTGCTGGTCATCGGCGCCTCGCGCGGCATCGGCCTGGAGCTGGTGCGCCAGCACCGGGCCGAGGGCCGCGCGGTGGTCGCCACCGCCCGGGACGACGCCGGTCTGGCCCGTCTGCAGGCCCTGGGCGCGCGGGCGCTCAGGCTCGACGTGGCCAACCCGGTCAGCGTGTCCGGCCTGGCCTGGCAGATCGATGGCGAGTCCTTTGACACCGTCTGGTTCTGCGCCGGCGTCTACGGCCCGTCCACCACCGGCCTGCAGTCGCCCACGCTGGCCGATTTCGACCGGGTGATGCACACCAATGTGCTGGGTGCCATGCAGGTGCTGCCCCAGCTGCTGGACGCGCTGGCGCCCCAGGCCCGGCTGGGCCTGCTGTCCTCGCGCATGGGGGCCATCGGCCGGCGCGGCAGCCCCACGGGCTGGCTGTACCGGGCCTCCAAGGCCGCGCTCAACTCGGTGCTCAAGGACCTGTCGCTGGCCCTGGCCGGCCGGGCCCTGTGCGTGGCCCTGCACCCGGGCTGGGTGCGCACCGACATGGGCGGCGCCGATGCCGATCTGGACGTGGCGCGCAGCGCCGCCGACCTGCGGGCCACGCTGGCGGCCCTGACCCCGGCCGACCACGGCCGCTTCCTGAACCACGACGGCCAGCCCCTGGACTGGTGA